AGTGCTggaaaggttgctgacccccgaCTGTCTTTGTTCTTTCCATTTCATAGATGATCATAGAACCCACAAGCCCCAAATTGCTGCCAGATCCATTGAAAGAGCCGTATTACCAGCCGCCATACACGCTGGTACTGGAGCTGAAAAATGTCCTGCTGCATCCCGAGTGGTCGGTAAGTCTTCTCCACCAGTTACCTTGTCAGGTCCGTTGTCCTCTGCATGTGCCACACCAGGCTGTAATTTTGCTCTGAGGGGAGCGTTCCTGCATCACGCATTAATATTATGTCGCAATGTCCATCCAGACATTTGTGGCATAACCCCAGTCCGATGGGTGCGGGTCTCAACTCTATGATCTGCTCCTATCTAGAAAACAAGGCCATGTCATGCAATGCCTTGAATGTAGAGGACGCCGCACACGCgcagctctctccattcacttctatgggacttccggaAATAACCAAGtcttggctattttcaggagcttcatagaactgaatggagagAACAGCGCATGCGTGGACTTCTGTCCATTCACGGCGGTGCCAGATagggtcccttttttttttttttttagatggatgtgggtcccacctctgggcatCACCCCTATCGGATGTTTATGGCATGGCCTGTTAATATGGCAAGTGTCCAAACGGAACAGCCCCCTTTTAACTCctggccatttaacccctcaggtgccacatgtAATACTGTCTGTTCCCCTGTAAGCCCATCAGTGCTGCCATGACATGATCGCAGAATGCCAACTGACTGCCATGGCAGCTGGGAGACTAACAACGGCCCCCAAGTCTTTCCATGTGTTGGAGCCAGTGcaagggctgtattacattaTGCGATCAGGCAGGCGATTGTCGGAAAGAAAGCGTTCCTTCCTAGTAATTGCCTGtttggaggagactgctgcaatATATTacgtgcagtgatctcctccacagtactaatgccatcgctcatccccatactgttattagacaccacgatcttcCGCTGGCAAACAATTGATTTCTAAACCTGCCGAAAGATTCCAATTACCCAACGAACGAGAGTTTGCTCgctcatcgggtaatcagcggcagTGTTATACAGGCAGATCACCGCTAACCAGCGTTCCTACGagcgctcgttagcgatgatagGCCCGACAATCGCCTGATGTAATACAGGCtaaatactgacacacataaTACACCGCTATACAACTGTCACCAGTTCATGAGCTGGTATTACACCTCAGCACGGTACAAGTGAAGGATGTAATACCGGACATGGTCGTTAGAACAGCGTTGTGTGTCCTtgtgaccctctggtgttctctgCTCTCAGTTAGAAACAGGATGGAGGTTCAGGAAGCGGTCCGGCATCGACAACTTGTTCCAGCAGCTGGCGCCTCTGTACGAGATTGTTATATTTACCTCTGAAACTGGCATGGTAAGTGTGCGCCTTGTTCTGCTGTCTTTctcgctcatgcacatgaacatatatatatattttttccatatttgttccgtttttatttattttttttgcagcccggatgcggaaccattgacttcaattggtccgcaaaaaaaacagctattactccatgtgcattctgtgtctgcaaaaatatagaacacgtcctattattgtccgcactaTGGATAATTATAGGACTGTTTcgtaaaatgcggaacgcacacggccggtatctgtgttttgcgtatccgcaatctGCGGACCGCTGTCTTGTCCAGAAAACTGCGCACATTTTATTTTGTATAACATtttatgcaaaatttgctttgttTTCCAGACTGCATTCCCTCTCATCGACAGCTTGGACCCTCACGGCTTTGTATCGTACCGGCTTTTTCGTGACGCCACCCGGTACTCAGATGGACACCATGTAAAGGTACAACTACCTTGTATCATTCGTTTATATACTGACAACCTGTCCTGCCTTTTTTAATGAAGGATCAATTCAGCATCCTGCTGATCGCCGCTGTATTGTGGGAGCTCTGTGGTTCCCGGTCACAGGACTGGCTGCAGATGAAACGCATACGGATTCCAGGAGGGTGTGAATGGAGCAGAAGACGAGAAGCGGAGCGGTGCGTGTTGACCTATTGTGGTTCTGTTTACAGGACATCTCGTGTCTGAACAGGGACCCCTCACGTGTTGTAATTGTAGATTGCAAAAGAGAAGCCTTTAAACTGCAGCCATACAACGGCCTCGCCATAAAGTCCTGGGACGGAAGCTCTGAGGACCGGGCGCTTTACGACCTCACCACCTTCCTGAAAAGTGAGTGTTGCACCAACTTGAACCTTCCTATAAAGTGATGACCATGATGTAGGCTTGTGTCTAGTACATTGTAGGGCCCCAGTCTCGCTCTATATATTGGCACTAACCTATTCCACAGTCTCATTGGAGCCCACAGACACACAATAGGGCCAGTTTCATAGGAAGCCAGTTGCCTCCTTTTCATGTTTTAGAGTGCGGTCCAGAGGAGAACATACAAGTTCTAGATTGATGGTGGCCCTGGTCAGATTCAGACCCAGGCCTACAAGATGCCATGGTGCGTAGTTATACAAGGGCAAGAGCATTGGGGCTTTTGTAGATGCGTTACCCTCAAAAATGAAAGTATTCTccctgctgggggctgataagcTCAGAAATCTACTATATTATCAAGGCCAAAATGGAGGTTGACTCCATATCCTAATTAGGCACAGGAAACACCATCTATATTCACatgtcacctctgggacccacacctatctcaagAACGGCGCTCCACCTCCTTGTGGCTGTGAATGGACAGATGCGCCACGTGGATCCCTCCATTCACGTCTGTGGGAATTCCAAAGACGGCTGGCCGTGATTTCTTCATGAGGTTTTgtttggatccattcacttcagaaTGCAGCCTTCTCCAGGTGGCCGGCTTGGTTTCCCTCCAGTGTTCTCTGGTAATGACAGCGATGTCTCCAGTGTGTAGCTGACTGGTTCACTATAAACCCCCAtcatttctcccccccctcctgcaGCCATTGCCACGAGCGGTGTAAGCGATGTCCGCACCGTCCTGGAGAATTACTCCCTGGAGGAAGATCCCTTAGAAGCTTTTAAACGACGACAGAGCCAACTGGAGCAGGTACAGTGCGGCCATGGTGTATGTGAGGGGGTGCATCGCCTAGAGAAAACCTATCTAACTATAGGGGCCGACCAGTACGGATTAACCCATCAGCTACTAAATGGTAGAGAGGGGGGCACATTTGAACATCTGTTGCAGACCCAGTCTTAGAGGTTCAGAAGGTTAGTTGACGTGATAATAATCCAGCACGGAGGACGCAGCCACGACTTGCCTGGTCTACCTCccgtgcaggggcggactgggaacaaaaaactaaaagtggccccattttgtcggcacgtccaaattaacagaaggccgGGCAACACGAGTAGGCGGAATCAACCAtgccatagtgcaaaataccatcccagcagaaccaaataacacagtgtagcacaatataacgCCCCAAAAGCTGCTCCTCTGTGGTGGCCGTCAACAGCTGCCATCTTTTgtcttcctcctccagttgtctatggagcaggaggtgagatgtgggcctcAGCAGATGAATTCAGGATGACATGTGCGGtcgctggccgggtacatgagtacctgattcttacAGCTTTAATTAccactgagagctcattatgtacccggtcaGTGGCAGAGAGGACGGCTggggcgacccccccccccccgaggcatcggcccaccgggagatttccctgtaaggtctatggcgaaTCCACCCCTGCTACCTTGTGACATCAGGCGCCAGAGATCTGTCTGATGTGCTTTAGGGTCCTCttgttatggaatataatggacacttgcttgtcactgtcggagagacaacccccagtatgcattctatgattgaaactatttgcagcaaaaacCTGAAACCGTCAGGAATTCCTCTAAGTCTATCATACATAAGccttaattaaagggaacctgtcaccaggattttgtgtatagagctgaggatatgggttgctagatggccactagcacatccgcaatacccagtccccatagctctgtgtgcttttattgtttaaaaaaaaatgatttgatacatatgcaaattaacctgagatgagtcctgtatgtgagatgagtcagggacaggactcatctcaggttaatttgcatatgtatcaaattgttttttttaaacaataaaagcacacagagctatggggactgggtattgcggatgtgctagcggccatctagcaacccatgtcctcagctctatacacaaaatcccggtgacaggttccctgttTACATTCCtatcatgtgagcccactcctcccactactatggagggtatataatgtgaagcccccacctaataaattagacTTATGCTTTGACCGTATCTAGAttgtcagtgttatttctctcgccgtgcatgcacgcagtgtatcaacctacctgaccattgatcagaaccaggATGCCGGGCAATATGTCTGCTCCGATCAGCTGTGTGCAGGTCGATTGGcgctcatttaaaggggttgtctcacagacCGAGTGACTATTACATACTGCGTATTGTGGGCAGCACTTCAGTCCCAGCAGATAGGATTGGCCTGTAGTGGCCGGCTTATGCCTTGTGCACTGTATATCTATCACTTTCTATTCTCCCCGCAGGAGGAGCAGCAGAGGTTGGCAGAACTTTCCCAGCTCAGTAAACGACAGCCCATGTCATTAGGTTCTATCGCCGGACGGTTTTGGCCTCGCTctaagcaacagtgacctcaacatcgCCCCCTTTTGGCTACACAAGACAGACAAGTCTGAAGCGGCCccgccatccctgtgtatatatagaggGGACGTAGTCGTCTTTCCATTGGACATGTGTTTGCATCGTGTGAATATATAAATAAACCTTTTTGTAGACTTACCCGGTCACGGTCATTATTCCAATCCTGTGCCCATGTATTGTACGCAGCACTGTGCCGCCTACGTGGCTGCATCGCCCACTAGCTGTGGCGGTGTACAGCCCTGTAGCTATTGGTGGCTGCTGTCATATGACATACCTGTAACAACCTGATAATGGGGGCTGCAGAATGCGATTGTCCCTCACTCGCCAGTCATTTGGATAGAAACATTGCTCACTGCTTATGCCTGGCAAGTGACAGGTTAACAAATGGTCATAGTAAACCAAGATGCACTGGTCTCAGAGTAGCTCCTGAGAGTCCTcgtgataggtcatcaaaatgagatcggcgggggtccaacacaagggtccccgccgatcagctgttagaacagGCTGGGCACTCCGTGAGcaccgtggcctcttcctaggccatgtgacatcgccatacataggtcacatggcctagttgcagctccgtcccattgaagtcaacggggctgagctgcaataccaaacacagccactatacaaggtacagcactgtgcttggaaagcGGCTGCACCCCCAGAGCTCCGGCAGGGTTTTCAGGACCGGGACCTCTGCTGATGACCTgtactgaggataggttatcattatctatgtctggataactcctttaagaccATGGGGAAATGTATCAAACAGGAAAGGAaaaccggcttagttgcccataccaaccaatcCATGTCCGCCTTTCATTCTTCAGAGCCCCTTTAGGGAAAGAAAGGATCACTCTAATTGGTCGTaaataagccagttttccttatcaccagttttgagaaatctcccccaatgtgtgcAAAATTCTGGTGTAAAGTAAGCCAACTAGTGGGTGGTATAaacctagaccagggatcagcgacCTCCAGCTGTTCTGAGACTACGACTCCCAGAATCCGCTTTCCACTTTtgagagttacaagaacagccatgtAAGTgtgcttgctgggagttgtagtttcacagcagctggagtgctaatggttgctgatccctgacctagaCTAAACCgcgtaagagctcatgcacacaaatgtaattttttgtctgtgtccgttccattttttttgcggctcgTATGTGGaactcaatggggccgcaaaaaaacagaaatgactccATGTACATTCCgtatccgtacttccgttctgcaaaaaaaacagaacataccccattcttgtccgttttgcggacaaggacgggcattgttacaatggatctgcaaaaaatacagatgtcacacggatgtcatccgttttttttgcgggccgcaaaatacatacaatgctgtgcacgagccctaaagATGAGGCCGATTTCTCATTCGGCATCGGCCACTTTGATAGACTTGGTGCAGTATTAGACCGTCTGATCTGCTTAGTGCTCAATTCTTTGCCAGCGCTGTGTCTCGTGTCTGCGACAGCCAGTCGCCGGTCTCTGCGCCCGCGTGTACTTCTGCGGCTGAGAAGTATAAGTGCTGCTTTCAAGATCATTACAGCCTATAGgagttgggctactttcacactagtgtttttgttggatccggcagggttcagcaaaaactcttccattactgataatacgaccatctgcatccgttatgaacggatccatttgtattatctctaacatagccaagacggatccgtcacgaACTCCaatgaaagttaatgggggacagatccgctttgtattgtggcagagaaaacagatccgtccccattgacttgcattgtgggtaatgccggatccgtcttgctccgcatcccaggacggaaagcaaatcaCAGCTTGCTCTCCGTTATGaagacggaacggaatgcatttcggagcgctccgttctgttcagttacgttttgtccccaatgacaatgaatggggacaaaacagaagagttttttttttttttcggttttgagaccctatgacggatctcaataccggaaaatattaacgctagtgtgaaagtagtcttagccaCATGCGTATCATTGCTGATTTCCGTTCTGCGTCTATACTTGCCATGCCGATACAGCGCGGCAATTAGCAGTAAATCTCGTGTTTTCTCGTGCTACGCtgcaaaggggttctctgggattttcatattggTTGATGGgtaatcaatatgagatcggcgggggtcagaccTGTATGGAAAGGCTGCGtcgctccagtgagtgctgcggcctcttcctgggccatgtgacatcatgttcatcggtTATTCAAGTGAAAAGGGCTGAGCtacaaccaagcacagcctctgtaCAATGGATGGCGGTGTGCTGCAAGAAGGCCACTTTGTGGCATGGGAgtgcccctgctgatctgatatcggGATTGTATCcggaggatagaccatcagtatcaaaatcctgaaaaacccttttaagtgggTTGtcctccgggttcagagctgaacctggacatagccatattttctcccaggcagcccccctgatgttagcattggagcatgctctcctttgccctccgaagtcgattcgcataacactttgttttaatactgtacggagcaggagctctatacagtattagaatgtattggctccgatgagctgaagttattgcttcaataatttcataaattaatttgtactgtaaaaaaccatttcccgaacttgggtaaGGTTCCAAGGTTGGAAcccaaccagagttcgggaaatggtttttttacagtacaaattaatttatgaagttattacccaaagtctggcggagcaataacttcggctcatcggagccaatacattgtaatactgtatagagctcctgctccgtacagtattaaaacaaagtgttatgtgaatcgacttcggatgggcTCATCCCTAGTACTGACGcttgcacacgtgtgctgccggaagtccggctcagctccattcactataatggggacgggcggGAGATGCGGCCGcatcacggcaaacatgccgagaggcgaccggacaaataccgcagcatgcaggATCAACCCAACCAAACATGTCataatgcctggtagggttgatcccgctgactgaaaaaaaaaaatattaaaccttCTCCCTATCCTTTGCTGATTTGTAGAGAAACAAGtgttttaaggcccctttcacaagagcgagttttccatgtgggtgcaatgcgtgaagcaaACGCATAGAAAccgcactgaattctgacccGTTTATTTCAATGAGTTGAACGcaggcaaaactgactgaacttgctagcGAAATGGTGCGCGTTTCACTGAACGCGTCCTGCGCCAATCCATATCGTTTGCGTGAAAGAGGCTTTAAAATGGGCAAATTAGGGcttttaagtgcaccaagggaggGCCGTAAGCACCCGGTGCACCATAGTCCATCCACTCTGCTTCCCTGACACT
The Bufo bufo chromosome 8, aBufBuf1.1, whole genome shotgun sequence genome window above contains:
- the TIMM50 gene encoding mitochondrial import inner membrane translocase subunit TIM50 isoform X2, whose translation is MVYTFGSSSVDEEGNQIPDEFDNDPPVLQQFKRTYKYFKDYRQMIIEPTSPKLLPDPLKEPYYQPPYTLVLELKNVLLHPEWSLETGWRFRKRSGIDNLFQQLAPLYEIVIFTSETGMTAFPLIDSLDPHGFVSYRLFRDATRYSDGHHVKDISCLNRDPSRVVIVDCKREAFKLQPYNGLAIKSWDGSSEDRALYDLTTFLKTIATSGVSDVRTVLENYSLEEDPLEAFKRRQSQLEQEEQQRLAELSQLSKRQPMSLGSIAGRFWPRSKQQ
- the TIMM50 gene encoding mitochondrial import inner membrane translocase subunit TIM50 isoform X1, with translation MAASLVPACGRSVRLLVSSRALLGNRQLSSEPGESVTGAVLQDKLRGQQKTSEDPQSNPESEEQQKKQKENKARAKKIVLRATGVLGILGGGFMVYTFGSSSVDEEGNQIPDEFDNDPPVLQQFKRTYKYFKDYRQMIIEPTSPKLLPDPLKEPYYQPPYTLVLELKNVLLHPEWSLETGWRFRKRSGIDNLFQQLAPLYEIVIFTSETGMTAFPLIDSLDPHGFVSYRLFRDATRYSDGHHVKDISCLNRDPSRVVIVDCKREAFKLQPYNGLAIKSWDGSSEDRALYDLTTFLKTIATSGVSDVRTVLENYSLEEDPLEAFKRRQSQLEQEEQQRLAELSQLSKRQPMSLGSIAGRFWPRSKQQ